Proteins from a genomic interval of Rhodococcoides fascians A25f:
- a CDS encoding helix-turn-helix domain-containing protein, which yields MSDIRRVVGVILTAEDARTLAEAMNLFVNLLRRNGSRPTPKLELLRSQLESAADVRESDANVRLSGEIGPEGASSGRDLDTATAAAILGSTPAAVRDLARRGSIRGRRVGGRWFLSAAAVHERAARQPRC from the coding sequence GTGAGTGACATCCGCCGCGTCGTCGGCGTGATCCTCACGGCCGAGGATGCGCGCACACTCGCGGAGGCGATGAACCTGTTCGTCAACCTGCTCCGACGCAACGGTTCTCGGCCGACACCGAAGCTCGAACTATTGCGCTCACAGCTCGAATCCGCCGCAGACGTAAGAGAATCTGACGCCAACGTAAGACTTTCGGGGGAAATCGGCCCTGAGGGTGCATCATCGGGGCGTGACCTCGATACCGCCACCGCCGCAGCGATTCTCGGCAGCACACCGGCTGCCGTCCGCGACCTCGCGCGCCGTGGCAGCATCCGCGGCCGACGTGTTGGTGGCCGTTGGTTTCTCAGTGCAGCGGCCGTGCACGAACGGGCCGCTCGTCAACCACGGTGTTGA
- a CDS encoding molybdopterin-dependent oxidoreductase produces the protein MSVVYGSCNLCEAICGLEFTVENDAVVSIRGDEKDPLSRGHICPKALSLIDLHADTDRLTTPVKRVGDKWEKIGWSEAYDLVVEGLVSTRKKYGRNAVGVYQGNPNVHSMGAMTHGIPFTSLLRTRNRYSATSLDQLPHQLVDHLLYGHQLLLPIPDIDRTDFFLVLGGNPMASNGSMMTVPDFAKRARALRKRGGRLVVVDPRKTETADIADTHFFVRPGSDALLLLAMIHTIVVDGAMKVADYIDGADRLADLVAEFTPAAVAPVVGISADEISTLARDFAAAKSAVAYGRMGVSTQQFGTVCQWAIQVLNIVTGNLDRPGGAMVTDPAIDLIKQGIVGRGHFDKWRSRVRNLPEFAGEYPCSTLVDEITTEGKDQIRAMAVLSGNPVLSMPGGTTLNDAFAALDFMVSFDFYINETSRHAHVILPPTMSLERDHYDLIFNSFAVHNTAKYMPAVLPKQADAKHDWEIFRDLSLRYKNRMAGSTIDRLKARVSPKSIIGEARLRLSPARTLDILLRSRRKGLSLRKLRANPHGIDLGPLRPGFPQKLKTRDKRVQLIQDVVVTELPALVDLMHSSAVPSGDELLMIGRRHLRSNNSWMHNTARLTKGKARHQLLAHPDDLAHRGIEDGSMVSVTSAAGTVDIEVAASEKMMPGVVSMPHGFGHQRPGVQLSVATTVQGPSVNDITDPGRVDAVSANAILNGVPVQVRAK, from the coding sequence ATGTCGGTTGTGTATGGATCGTGCAATTTGTGCGAGGCGATCTGCGGGCTCGAGTTCACCGTGGAGAACGACGCAGTGGTGTCGATCCGGGGTGACGAGAAGGATCCACTCTCACGCGGCCACATCTGCCCCAAGGCACTGTCGTTGATCGATCTTCATGCCGATACCGATCGACTCACCACACCGGTCAAGCGGGTGGGCGACAAGTGGGAGAAGATCGGGTGGAGCGAGGCATACGACCTCGTCGTCGAGGGTCTCGTCTCGACGCGCAAGAAGTACGGGCGCAACGCGGTCGGCGTCTATCAGGGAAACCCCAACGTGCATTCGATGGGCGCGATGACGCACGGAATTCCGTTCACCTCGCTACTACGGACGCGCAATCGCTACTCCGCCACCTCGCTGGATCAGCTGCCACATCAGCTCGTCGACCATCTGCTGTACGGCCATCAGCTGCTGCTACCGATCCCCGACATCGATCGAACCGATTTCTTTCTCGTCCTCGGCGGTAATCCGATGGCGTCCAACGGCAGCATGATGACGGTGCCAGATTTCGCCAAGAGAGCGCGGGCACTGCGCAAACGGGGTGGCCGCCTGGTCGTGGTCGATCCGCGCAAGACCGAGACCGCCGACATCGCCGACACACACTTCTTCGTTCGCCCCGGCAGCGACGCACTGCTGCTGCTCGCGATGATTCACACCATCGTTGTCGACGGAGCGATGAAGGTGGCCGACTACATCGACGGGGCCGATCGACTCGCGGATCTCGTCGCGGAGTTCACCCCGGCGGCCGTCGCCCCCGTGGTCGGAATCTCGGCGGACGAGATCTCGACTCTCGCTCGTGATTTCGCCGCAGCGAAATCTGCTGTGGCCTACGGCCGAATGGGAGTGTCGACCCAGCAATTCGGCACCGTGTGTCAGTGGGCCATTCAGGTGCTCAACATCGTGACCGGCAATCTCGACCGCCCTGGCGGTGCCATGGTGACCGATCCCGCGATCGATCTGATCAAGCAGGGCATCGTCGGCCGCGGTCACTTCGACAAGTGGCGCAGTCGCGTTCGGAATCTGCCCGAGTTCGCAGGCGAATACCCCTGTTCGACGCTTGTCGACGAGATCACCACCGAAGGTAAAGACCAGATCCGCGCGATGGCGGTTCTGTCCGGAAATCCGGTGTTGTCGATGCCCGGCGGCACCACCCTGAACGACGCCTTCGCGGCCCTGGATTTCATGGTGTCGTTCGACTTCTACATCAACGAGACCTCGCGTCACGCACACGTGATTCTGCCGCCGACGATGTCGCTGGAACGCGACCACTACGATCTGATCTTCAATTCTTTCGCGGTACACAACACCGCGAAATACATGCCCGCGGTTCTGCCCAAGCAGGCTGACGCCAAGCATGATTGGGAGATCTTCCGGGATCTCTCGCTGCGCTACAAGAACCGGATGGCTGGTTCGACGATCGATCGACTGAAAGCACGAGTGAGCCCGAAGAGCATCATCGGTGAGGCACGCCTGCGCCTGTCCCCTGCTCGCACTCTGGACATCCTGCTCCGTAGCCGACGAAAAGGCTTGTCGCTACGCAAGCTTCGGGCAAATCCGCACGGCATCGATCTCGGTCCACTGCGTCCCGGCTTTCCGCAGAAGTTGAAGACGCGGGACAAGCGTGTCCAGTTGATTCAGGACGTCGTGGTCACCGAACTTCCCGCGTTGGTGGATCTGATGCATTCCAGCGCAGTTCCGAGTGGTGACGAGTTGTTGATGATCGGACGGCGGCACCTACGGAGCAACAACTCGTGGATGCACAACACCGCCCGGCTCACCAAAGGCAAAGCGCGACATCAGCTTCTGGCACATCCGGACGATCTTGCGCACCGCGGCATCGAGGACGGGTCGATGGTGTCGGTCACCTCCGCCGCCGGAACCGTCGATATCGAGGTGGCGGCATCGGAGAAGATGATGCCGGGCGTGGTGAGCATGCCGCACGGCTTCGGTCATCAGCGCCCCGGTGTCCAGTTGTCCGTCGCGACGACGGTGCAAGGACCGAGTGTCAACGACATCACCGACCCGGGCCGCGTCGACGCCGTCTCGGCCAATGCGATCCTCAACGGCGTCCCGGTGCAGGTCCGGGCGAAATAG
- a CDS encoding helix-turn-helix domain-containing protein, with translation MTAAPVLDGEDGPQSIGRFDWERVVKRTRMPGSAKFLALTLATFGSSKDGTGVRPSVERLAREMEVTVRTVNRGMVWLRNNGWIVRTRPANNWKGTPAEYRLAVPPDVLDRLWLDPDGRPVGDMGVASNVDSETTPMSPRLLRDTHV, from the coding sequence ATGACAGCAGCGCCAGTTCTCGACGGCGAGGACGGCCCGCAATCTATCGGCAGGTTCGACTGGGAGCGCGTCGTCAAGCGAACCCGCATGCCGGGGTCGGCCAAGTTCCTCGCGCTCACTCTCGCAACGTTCGGCTCGTCGAAAGACGGGACCGGTGTGCGACCGAGTGTCGAGCGCCTGGCGCGCGAAATGGAGGTCACTGTTCGGACCGTCAACCGCGGCATGGTGTGGCTCCGGAACAACGGTTGGATCGTCCGAACTCGACCGGCGAACAACTGGAAAGGAACTCCCGCCGAGTACCGGCTGGCAGTCCCGCCGGACGTCCTCGATCGACTATGGCTCGACCCCGATGGCAGGCCTGTAGGCGACATGGGTGTCGCTTCGAATGTCGATTCGGAAACGACACCCATGTCGCCTCGACTGCTCCGAGATACCCATGTCTAA
- a CDS encoding serine hydrolase domain-containing protein produces MPTLDLTASWPVDHVSAAVVTDSGVREEVGDADSVYELASVTKLLSAYAVLVAVEEGAVELDQPAGPEGSTVRHLLAHASGLAFGDRTVQAPAGTKRIYSSAGFEVLAELIEAESGIAFPDYLDEAVCTPLQMTNTSLPGSAGHGGRSTLADLTRFATELLAPTLLASQTLASATEVQFPGLNGIVPGYGSHKPCDWGLGFELRGEKTPHWTGSNNSPSTFGHFGQAGTFLWVDPAVCTACVVLTDRAFGDWAKPLWPELSDAVLAG; encoded by the coding sequence GTGCCTACCCTCGATCTCACAGCCTCGTGGCCCGTCGATCATGTTAGTGCCGCAGTCGTCACCGACTCCGGTGTTCGGGAGGAAGTCGGCGACGCCGACAGTGTCTACGAACTCGCCTCGGTGACCAAGCTGCTCAGTGCGTACGCGGTCCTCGTTGCCGTCGAGGAAGGCGCGGTGGAACTCGATCAGCCCGCAGGGCCGGAGGGTTCGACGGTGCGTCATCTGCTGGCACACGCGTCGGGGTTGGCGTTCGGCGACCGCACAGTCCAGGCACCGGCCGGCACCAAACGGATCTATTCGAGTGCCGGGTTCGAGGTGTTGGCCGAGCTGATCGAAGCCGAATCAGGCATCGCCTTCCCCGACTACTTGGACGAGGCCGTGTGCACGCCGCTGCAGATGACGAACACGTCGCTGCCGGGGTCGGCCGGTCACGGCGGCCGCTCCACACTCGCCGATCTGACGAGGTTCGCGACCGAGTTGCTCGCGCCGACGCTCCTGGCGTCGCAGACACTGGCGTCGGCGACAGAGGTGCAGTTTCCCGGTCTCAACGGAATCGTGCCCGGCTACGGATCACACAAGCCCTGCGACTGGGGGCTCGGGTTCGAGCTGCGCGGTGAGAAGACCCCGCACTGGACCGGCAGCAACAACTCGCCGTCCACGTTCGGTCACTTCGGGCAGGCCGGAACGTTCCTGTGGGTGGATCCCGCAGTATGCACTGCATGCGTGGTGTTGACCGACAGGGCGTTCGGAGACTGGGCCAAACCGCTGTGGCCGGAGCTGTCCGACGCAGTGCTGGCAGGGTGA
- a CDS encoding DUF3145 domain-containing protein produces the protein MRGSNQFAEATSGVVYIHSSPAALCPHVEWALTDALDCRANLKWSAQPASDGQLRATTDWVGPVGTGAKLAGILRSWQMLRFEVTEDASEGVDGERFSHVPGLGLWRGTTSANGDVVLGEMRLRALMENNQGNFTAAVEHALGSDWDAALEPFRTGGAGAEVTWLSRDVG, from the coding sequence ATGCGTGGATCGAATCAGTTCGCAGAAGCGACGTCGGGTGTTGTGTACATCCACTCGTCGCCCGCTGCTCTGTGCCCGCACGTCGAATGGGCGTTGACCGACGCCCTCGATTGCCGTGCGAATTTGAAGTGGTCTGCGCAGCCTGCCTCCGATGGTCAGCTCCGCGCCACCACCGACTGGGTGGGCCCGGTCGGTACCGGAGCCAAGCTCGCCGGCATCCTGCGCTCGTGGCAGATGCTGCGGTTCGAGGTGACCGAGGACGCCAGTGAAGGCGTCGACGGCGAACGGTTCTCGCACGTACCCGGATTGGGCCTGTGGCGCGGAACGACGAGCGCGAACGGTGACGTGGTACTCGGCGAGATGCGACTGCGCGCCTTGATGGAAAACAACCAGGGGAATTTCACTGCAGCCGTGGAGCATGCTCTCGGCTCGGACTGGGATGCTGCCCTCGAGCCGTTCCGCACCGGTGGTGCCGGAGCGGAAGTGACGTGGTTGAGCCGCGACGTCGGTTAG
- a CDS encoding acyl-CoA carboxylase subunit beta → MTILAPVTRSGTSTDPRDPLARLENLFDTGTTVPLHDRDKSGILAASGEIDGVHTIAYCSDATVMGGAMGVDGCKHIVAAIDTAIEQRAPLVGVWHSGGARLAEGVEALHAVGLVFEAMVRASGLVPQISVVLGFAAGGAAYGPALTDVVIMAPEGRVFVTGPDVVRSVTGEQVDMASLGGPDTHHKKSGVCHIVADSEMDAFTRARRLVSMFCEQGEFDIAAAEHGDTDLRALMPESNRRAYDVHPIVHELLDNVEGESTFEEFQGGWARSIVIGLGRISGRTVGVIANNPIRLGGCLNSESAEKAARFVRLCDAFGIPLIVVVDVPGYLPGVSMEWEGVVRRGAKLLHAFAEATVPRVTLVTRKIYGGAYIAMNARALGATAVYAWPGSEVAVMGAKAAVGILHKKALAAAPDEEREALHDRLTVEHESIAGGVERAVAIGVVDEVIEPSKTRSTVTKALADAPAARGNHKNIPL, encoded by the coding sequence ATGACAATTCTGGCTCCCGTCACTCGATCCGGTACTTCTACCGATCCCCGCGATCCACTCGCCCGCCTCGAGAACCTATTCGACACCGGAACCACTGTGCCCCTGCACGATCGGGACAAGTCCGGCATTCTCGCGGCCTCCGGTGAGATCGACGGAGTCCACACCATCGCGTATTGCTCCGACGCCACCGTAATGGGCGGTGCCATGGGCGTCGACGGCTGCAAGCACATCGTCGCCGCCATCGATACCGCCATCGAACAGCGCGCTCCGCTCGTCGGCGTGTGGCACTCCGGTGGCGCTCGCCTGGCCGAGGGCGTCGAAGCTCTCCATGCCGTAGGACTCGTCTTCGAGGCCATGGTTCGAGCATCCGGCCTCGTCCCCCAGATTTCCGTCGTCCTCGGCTTCGCGGCCGGCGGCGCCGCCTACGGTCCTGCGTTGACCGACGTCGTCATCATGGCTCCCGAGGGACGCGTGTTCGTCACCGGTCCCGACGTCGTCCGCAGCGTCACCGGCGAGCAGGTCGACATGGCCTCGCTCGGTGGCCCCGACACACACCACAAGAAGTCCGGTGTCTGCCACATCGTCGCCGACAGCGAGATGGACGCGTTCACCCGCGCCCGCCGTCTGGTGTCCATGTTCTGCGAGCAGGGCGAATTCGACATCGCCGCCGCCGAGCACGGCGACACCGATCTCCGGGCTCTGATGCCCGAATCCAACCGTCGCGCATACGATGTGCACCCGATCGTCCACGAGCTGCTCGACAACGTCGAAGGCGAATCGACCTTCGAGGAGTTCCAGGGCGGCTGGGCCCGCAGCATCGTCATCGGTCTCGGACGCATCAGCGGCCGCACCGTCGGCGTCATCGCCAACAATCCCATTCGCCTCGGCGGCTGCCTCAACTCCGAAAGTGCAGAGAAGGCAGCCCGTTTCGTGCGCCTGTGCGACGCATTCGGCATCCCGCTCATCGTGGTCGTCGACGTTCCCGGATACCTGCCCGGTGTCAGCATGGAATGGGAAGGCGTCGTCCGCCGCGGCGCAAAGCTGTTGCACGCCTTCGCCGAAGCGACCGTTCCTCGCGTCACCCTGGTCACGCGCAAGATCTACGGCGGTGCGTACATCGCCATGAACGCTCGCGCACTCGGTGCCACTGCCGTGTACGCCTGGCCCGGCTCCGAGGTCGCCGTCATGGGCGCCAAGGCAGCCGTCGGCATCCTGCACAAGAAGGCACTCGCCGCCGCGCCCGACGAAGAGCGTGAGGCACTGCACGATCGCCTCACCGTCGAACACGAGAGCATCGCCGGTGGCGTCGAGCGCGCAGTGGCCATCGGCGTCGTCGACGAGGTCATCGAGCCGAGCAAGACTCGCAGCACGGTCACGAAAGCACTCGCGGATGCCCCCGCGGCGCGGGGCAACCACAAGAACATTCCACTCTGA
- the acpM gene encoding meromycolate extension acyl carrier protein AcpM, with amino-acid sequence MTSAFDTEEKGPTTVASQEDLIAGLAEIIEEVTGIEPSEVTIEKSFVDDLDIDSLSMVEIAVQTEDKYGVKIPDEDLAGLRTVGDAVNYIQKLEAENPEAAEAIKAKLDDSASE; translated from the coding sequence ATGACTTCGGCGTTCGACACAGAAGAGAAGGGACCCACAACAGTGGCCAGCCAGGAAGACCTCATCGCCGGACTTGCAGAGATCATCGAAGAGGTCACGGGCATCGAACCGTCCGAGGTGACCATCGAGAAGTCCTTCGTGGACGACCTCGACATCGACTCGCTCTCCATGGTCGAGATCGCAGTGCAGACCGAGGACAAGTACGGCGTGAAGATCCCCGACGAGGACCTCGCAGGTCTGCGCACCGTCGGTGACGCCGTCAACTACATCCAGAAGCTCGAAGCGGAGAACCCCGAAGCCGCAGAAGCTATCAAGGCCAAGCTCGACGACTCCGCGAGCGAGTGA
- a CDS encoding helix-turn-helix transcriptional regulator gives METTEHYWLTRDETATRLKIPRKTLAQWASQGRGPRFSKIGRFARYKLVDVIAWEDAQATGGEGAA, from the coding sequence ATGGAAACCACTGAGCACTACTGGCTCACACGCGACGAGACCGCAACTCGACTGAAGATTCCACGTAAGACGCTGGCGCAGTGGGCAAGTCAGGGACGAGGCCCGCGGTTCTCGAAGATTGGCCGTTTCGCTCGCTACAAGCTCGTCGATGTCATCGCATGGGAAGACGCCCAGGCGACCGGCGGAGAAGGCGCGGCCTGA
- a CDS encoding helix-turn-helix domain-containing protein → MTSEPWADAQARRIGETVKSLRGKQSAQWLSDRTAELGHRVSRSTISEIETARRKTVTTAELTALAWSLKVPPVRLLFPDLPGGRVEIVSGETYESATAMMWFSGETTFQPDILKAGWDEKPEAERMEDLAEVRSVTDGAKLVDLARQQKHTESEIERLTAVANRMQASDQPELASTFVNEIAGKQAYLAYLDKEIRMTPGAVVDDGR, encoded by the coding sequence ATGACATCAGAACCATGGGCGGACGCTCAGGCGCGACGCATTGGCGAAACAGTGAAGTCGCTTCGGGGTAAACAATCAGCGCAATGGCTGTCGGACCGAACCGCCGAGCTGGGTCACCGCGTCTCACGCAGCACCATCTCCGAGATTGAGACTGCTCGTCGAAAGACTGTTACGACCGCTGAATTAACCGCTCTTGCATGGTCTTTGAAAGTTCCGCCGGTCCGCCTTCTGTTTCCTGACCTACCTGGTGGTCGGGTCGAAATTGTGTCTGGAGAAACCTACGAATCGGCCACAGCAATGATGTGGTTTTCGGGTGAAACAACCTTTCAGCCTGACATCCTCAAGGCCGGTTGGGATGAGAAACCGGAGGCGGAGCGGATGGAAGATCTCGCCGAGGTGCGATCTGTCACCGACGGGGCGAAGCTGGTTGATTTGGCGCGTCAGCAGAAGCACACGGAGTCCGAGATTGAGCGGCTGACCGCTGTTGCCAACAGAATGCAGGCGTCGGACCAGCCGGAGCTGGCGTCCACTTTCGTAAACGAGATCGCTGGAAAGCAGGCCTACCTCGCGTATTTGGACAAGGAGATACGTATGACGCCGGGCGCGGTCGTAGACGATGGCAGGTAG
- a CDS encoding cold-shock protein, producing the protein MLSTGKVIRFDEFKGYGFVAPDEGGEDVFIHVNDLDFDKRLLAPGVRVEYVAVEGDRGLKATQVQIIDGPASTALVTRRKPDVPFHDIPVSEHQQLEDVICDVLSEGDFTAELTEALLTANGTLSATQILDIRSAILQLAHDHKWIES; encoded by the coding sequence ATGCTGTCGACTGGAAAAGTGATTCGATTCGACGAGTTCAAGGGGTACGGATTCGTAGCGCCGGACGAGGGCGGCGAGGACGTGTTCATTCACGTCAACGATCTGGACTTCGACAAGAGACTGTTGGCACCCGGGGTTCGAGTCGAGTACGTCGCCGTGGAAGGCGACCGAGGCCTCAAAGCCACTCAGGTACAGATCATCGACGGTCCGGCATCGACCGCGCTGGTCACCCGACGCAAGCCCGACGTGCCGTTCCACGACATTCCGGTCAGCGAACACCAACAACTCGAAGACGTCATCTGCGACGTGCTGTCCGAAGGGGACTTCACCGCGGAACTGACCGAGGCTCTCCTGACCGCCAACGGCACCTTGTCGGCCACGCAGATTCTCGACATTCGATCAGCGATTCTGCAACTGGCTCACGATCACAAGTGGATCGAGAGCTGA
- a CDS encoding WhiB family transcriptional regulator, giving the protein MRTRRSRNINSGADPRSPLEMILTDVLRETVRLPDAACVGRGELFDPMGEGESRDDVEERHRAAVRLCWECPAIGPCRDWSIDEPASDGVLAGRLPEFRRPPGRPRSDDVA; this is encoded by the coding sequence GTGAGAACTCGCCGCAGCCGGAACATCAACAGCGGGGCCGACCCGCGATCGCCACTCGAGATGATCCTGACCGACGTGCTTCGGGAGACGGTGCGGCTGCCCGACGCGGCCTGTGTCGGTCGTGGCGAGCTGTTCGACCCGATGGGTGAGGGTGAGTCTCGCGATGACGTCGAAGAGCGCCACAGAGCAGCCGTGCGGCTGTGCTGGGAGTGCCCGGCAATCGGGCCGTGCCGGGATTGGTCGATCGACGAACCCGCATCGGACGGTGTGCTCGCCGGACGACTTCCCGAATTCCGCCGGCCACCAGGTCGACCTCGCAGCGATGACGTTGCGTGA
- a CDS encoding site-specific integrase gives MRDQHGKHAEQELLTALESRHAPNEEEITGATLVAALCKTYLLRLADEGRSTATTDTYQFALAKLQTWTAGLRVSEATPGRMDTVLRAMSKTHGATMARQAKTVLRGALGMAVLAGALPTNPLRDVTAIRGKAGTKGSRAFTAAELRKLFADLGASEYCRRHDLVDPVTMLIATGLRRSELLGLLIDEFDGATIKVTGKVVRVRGVGLVRSPTTKSDAGERTIPLPRFAIEMLERRAGELHPTDQGVIFPSTAGTLRDPNNFGKEWRNARELLGVPDTTSHSFRKALATLIDDERLPARMGADHLGHRNVSMTQDKYMTRGRIHTEVADLLDRTVAISDE, from the coding sequence GTGCGGGATCAGCACGGCAAGCATGCAGAGCAGGAACTGCTGACTGCGCTCGAGTCGCGTCACGCGCCGAATGAGGAGGAGATCACCGGCGCGACACTCGTGGCCGCGCTGTGCAAGACGTATCTATTGCGGCTCGCCGACGAGGGCCGATCGACCGCCACAACGGACACCTACCAGTTCGCGCTCGCCAAGCTGCAAACGTGGACTGCAGGACTGAGGGTGTCCGAGGCGACGCCGGGCCGGATGGATACGGTTCTTCGCGCCATGAGCAAGACGCACGGCGCAACAATGGCCCGCCAGGCCAAGACGGTCTTGCGCGGCGCGCTCGGAATGGCTGTTCTCGCCGGCGCTCTCCCGACGAACCCGCTCAGGGATGTCACCGCGATCAGGGGGAAGGCCGGCACCAAGGGCTCTCGCGCTTTCACCGCGGCTGAGCTCCGTAAGCTGTTCGCCGACCTCGGGGCGTCCGAGTATTGCCGAAGGCACGACCTGGTCGACCCAGTCACAATGCTCATTGCCACGGGTCTGCGTCGGTCGGAATTGCTGGGCCTGCTGATCGACGAATTCGACGGTGCCACAATTAAAGTCACAGGCAAGGTGGTGCGGGTCAGGGGTGTTGGTCTGGTTCGCAGCCCGACGACGAAATCTGATGCGGGGGAGCGGACAATCCCACTGCCTCGCTTTGCGATCGAGATGCTTGAGCGGCGAGCGGGGGAGCTGCACCCCACCGATCAGGGCGTCATCTTCCCGTCGACAGCCGGGACTTTGCGAGACCCGAACAACTTCGGCAAAGAATGGCGGAACGCGCGTGAGCTACTCGGCGTACCCGACACGACGTCACACAGTTTCCGAAAGGCACTCGCTACGCTGATAGATGACGAGCGGCTACCGGCGCGGATGGGGGCCGATCACCTCGGGCACCGCAACGTGTCGATGACCCAGGACAAGTACATGACCCGAGGCCGGATCCATACCGAGGTCGCGGATCTCCTCGATCGGACCGTTGCCATAAGTGATGAATAA
- a CDS encoding KasA/KasB family beta-ketoacyl-ACP synthase → MTNPSTASGRFPSVVVTSLAATTSLAGDVDATWKGLLNGDSGIATLEDDFVAEYDLPVRIGGHLAVNPQSLLSRVEIRRLSYVEQLATVLGREVWKNAGTPDVDPLRLGVSIGTGLGGGDSLIDANDKMKAGGYRKVSPLAVQMVMPNGPAAVVGLELKAQAGVITPVSACSSGSEAIAHAWRMIVMGDADMVVTGGVEGYIDAVPIASFSMMRAMSTNNDNPKGASRPFDKDRDGFVFGEAGALMVIETEEHAKARGATIHARLLGAGITSDGFHLVAPDPEGKGAARAMQRAIETAGLQKSDITHVNAHATATPIGDTAEALAINKAVGNHAAVYAPKSALGHSIGAVGALESVLTVLAVREGIIPPTLNLENQDPEIDLDVVKGEPRVGQIDYAINNSFGFGGHNVALAFGKA, encoded by the coding sequence ATGACCAACCCATCCACCGCCAGCGGACGCTTCCCCAGTGTCGTCGTCACCAGCCTCGCTGCGACCACGTCACTTGCGGGTGACGTCGATGCCACGTGGAAGGGTCTGCTGAACGGCGACAGCGGGATTGCAACTCTGGAAGACGATTTCGTCGCCGAGTACGACCTGCCCGTGCGGATCGGCGGACACCTCGCGGTGAACCCGCAGAGCCTGCTCTCACGGGTCGAGATTCGTCGCCTGAGCTACGTGGAGCAGCTGGCCACCGTGCTCGGTCGCGAGGTGTGGAAGAACGCCGGTACCCCCGACGTCGATCCCCTCCGCCTCGGCGTGTCGATCGGTACCGGCCTCGGTGGCGGCGATTCTCTGATCGACGCCAACGACAAGATGAAGGCCGGCGGCTACCGCAAGGTGTCTCCGCTCGCCGTTCAGATGGTCATGCCGAACGGCCCCGCAGCGGTCGTCGGACTCGAACTCAAAGCGCAGGCCGGCGTCATCACTCCCGTCTCGGCCTGCTCCTCGGGATCGGAAGCCATCGCTCACGCATGGCGAATGATCGTGATGGGCGACGCGGACATGGTCGTCACCGGTGGCGTCGAGGGTTACATCGACGCGGTTCCGATCGCCAGCTTCTCCATGATGCGGGCGATGAGCACCAACAACGACAATCCGAAGGGTGCCTCACGTCCGTTCGACAAGGATCGTGACGGCTTCGTCTTCGGTGAAGCGGGTGCGCTCATGGTCATCGAGACCGAGGAGCATGCCAAGGCTCGCGGCGCAACGATTCACGCCCGCCTGCTCGGTGCCGGAATCACCTCCGACGGGTTCCACCTCGTGGCTCCCGACCCGGAGGGCAAGGGTGCCGCGCGTGCGATGCAGCGCGCCATCGAGACCGCAGGCCTGCAGAAGTCCGACATCACCCACGTGAACGCCCACGCAACGGCAACTCCCATCGGAGACACTGCCGAAGCGCTGGCGATCAACAAGGCCGTCGGAAATCACGCAGCGGTGTACGCACCGAAATCCGCTCTCGGCCACTCGATCGGTGCCGTCGGTGCCCTCGAGTCGGTTCTGACGGTGCTGGCAGTGCGTGAGGGAATCATCCCTCCCACACTGAATTTGGAGAATCAGGATCCCGAGATCGATCTCGACGTCGTCAAGGGCGAGCCCCGCGTCGGACAGATCGATTACGCGATCAACAACTCGTTCGGATTCGGTGGGCACAACGTAGCGCTCGCCTTCGGAAAGGCGTGA